A genome region from Geobacter pickeringii includes the following:
- a CDS encoding RpiB/LacA/LacB family sugar-phosphate isomerase — protein sequence MKVGVAADHGGFTMKERLAQSLRNAGYEVTDFGADSLDPTDDYPDFVIPLAQSVARGEMERGIALCSSGVGASIVANKVQGVRAALVHDNFSAHQGVEDDDMNVLCLGSLVVGYAQAWELVSSFLTARFSGAERHRRRLAKVAAVERGELPEMEEPHHPVAKGTV from the coding sequence ATGAAGGTCGGTGTTGCTGCAGATCATGGCGGATTCACGATGAAGGAGCGGCTGGCCCAGTCATTGCGGAATGCGGGGTACGAGGTCACCGACTTCGGGGCAGATTCCCTCGATCCGACGGACGATTACCCCGACTTTGTCATCCCCTTGGCCCAATCCGTGGCGAGAGGCGAGATGGAGCGCGGCATCGCCCTTTGCAGCAGCGGGGTTGGGGCATCCATCGTTGCCAACAAGGTTCAGGGGGTGCGGGCCGCCCTGGTTCATGACAATTTCTCCGCCCATCAGGGGGTGGAGGATGACGATATGAACGTTCTCTGCCTCGGGAGCCTCGTCGTGGGCTACGCCCAGGCGTGGGAACTGGTGAGCAGCTTCCTCACCGCCCGTTTCAGTGGTGCCGAGCGGCACCGCCGGCGTCTTGCCAAGGTCGCAGCGGTCGAGCGGGGAGAGCTGCCCGAAATGGAAGAGCCTCACCATCCTGTCGCGAAAGGAACGGTGTAA
- the gnd gene encoding phosphogluconate dehydrogenase (NAD(+)-dependent, decarboxylating), which produces MRVGLIGLGRMGRDMVQRLLRGGHECVVYDLDHAVVEVLENEGARGARSLAEFAAMLSAPRIAWLMVPSAVVDQTIAEVAPLLAADDILIDGGNSSWRDDIRRAEELRSRGIHYLDVGTSGGVWGTDRGYCLMIGGENEVVERLDPIFATLAPGIDAAPRTPGRHGEGERSERGYLHCGPSGAGHFVKMVHNGIEYGLMAAYAEGFNILRHANAGTVSRDADAETSPLREPELYRYDFDLPQIAELWRRGSVISSWLLDLTASALLKSTDLAGFAGHVSDSGEGRWTVNAAIDEGVPAPVLSAALYQRFSSRGDAGFADRLLSAMRFEFGGHREKGGQRGSGQ; this is translated from the coding sequence ATGCGGGTCGGACTGATCGGTCTGGGAAGAATGGGGAGGGATATGGTGCAGCGGCTGCTGCGCGGGGGGCATGAGTGCGTCGTCTACGACCTCGATCATGCTGTTGTCGAGGTGCTGGAGAATGAAGGAGCTCGCGGTGCGCGGTCCCTGGCTGAGTTCGCTGCCATGCTTTCCGCGCCGCGGATTGCCTGGCTCATGGTCCCTTCGGCCGTGGTTGACCAGACGATTGCGGAGGTGGCACCGCTTCTCGCCGCAGACGATATCCTGATCGACGGCGGCAACTCCTCCTGGCGCGACGACATTCGACGCGCTGAGGAGTTGAGGTCGCGCGGAATCCATTACCTCGATGTGGGGACGAGTGGTGGCGTCTGGGGAACTGACCGGGGCTATTGCCTGATGATCGGTGGAGAAAATGAGGTCGTCGAGAGGCTCGATCCGATCTTCGCCACTCTTGCCCCCGGCATCGACGCGGCGCCGCGGACCCCAGGCCGTCATGGAGAGGGGGAACGTTCCGAGCGTGGTTACCTCCATTGTGGCCCTAGTGGGGCAGGCCATTTTGTCAAGATGGTGCATAACGGCATAGAATACGGCCTGATGGCAGCATACGCCGAGGGATTCAACATCCTTCGCCACGCCAATGCGGGAACGGTTTCGCGTGATGCCGACGCCGAAACATCGCCGCTTCGCGAACCGGAGCTCTACCGATACGACTTCGATCTCCCCCAAATCGCCGAACTCTGGCGCCGGGGAAGTGTCATCTCGTCATGGCTTCTCGATCTTACGGCGTCAGCCCTGTTGAAGAGCACCGATCTCGCCGGTTTCGCGGGGCACGTATCAGATTCGGGCGAAGGGCGCTGGACGGTGAACGCGGCGATCGACGAGGGGGTTCCCGCTCCGGTGCTGTCAGCCGCTCTTTATCAGCGGTTCAGCTCCCGTGGCGATGCCGGCTTCGCTGATCGTCTTCTCTCCGCAATGCGCTTCGAATTCGGCGGGCACCGGGAAAAGGGTGGGCAGAGGGGCAGCGGACAATGA
- the zwf gene encoding glucose-6-phosphate dehydrogenase produces the protein MNATSKEPTILVIFGAGGDLTWRKLIPALYNLHHDRYLPDRFVIIGVARQETDNDSFRLRLREGVDRFSRRGATDPETWQGFADRIFYFRGDFTAAQTGERLKVRLEEIERGWGERANRIFYLAIPPTSFEAATRQLEQLGLCKDCGHDRLVVEKPFGRDLDSARALNRLLTGMFDESQIYRIDHYLGKETVQNILALRFANSLFEPVWNRRYIDHVQITVAETVGVESRGGYYEDAGALRDMVQNHLLQILCLIAMEPPVSFAADEVRNKKVDVLRAIRPIPAEEVHHFAVRGQYGPGAVEGKAVPAYREEPGVAPSSTTETYAALKLLIDNWRWQGVPFYLRTGKRMHTKVSEVSIVFRPAPHHPFPAAAVESWQPNRLVLRIQPEEGIISRIQVKQPGTRMLLGPVDMAFHYREAFRGSSPEAYETLLLDVIRGDATLFMRADQVESAWGVISPILDVWETVPTATFPDYPAGTWGPETADLLIARDRHNWLQPAGAEESP, from the coding sequence ATGAACGCAACCTCGAAGGAACCGACCATTCTCGTCATCTTCGGAGCCGGCGGCGACCTCACCTGGCGCAAGCTTATTCCGGCTCTCTACAATCTCCATCACGACCGCTATCTTCCCGATCGGTTCGTCATCATCGGGGTGGCGCGACAGGAAACGGACAACGATTCGTTCCGCCTGCGGCTGCGGGAGGGGGTCGACCGGTTCTCGCGCCGCGGCGCGACCGACCCCGAGACCTGGCAAGGGTTTGCCGACCGGATTTTCTACTTCAGGGGCGATTTTACCGCAGCACAAACCGGAGAACGGCTGAAAGTGCGTCTCGAGGAGATCGAACGGGGATGGGGTGAGCGGGCGAACAGGATCTTCTATCTCGCGATTCCTCCGACCTCTTTCGAGGCGGCGACGCGGCAGCTTGAACAGCTCGGTCTCTGCAAAGACTGCGGTCACGACCGTCTGGTGGTGGAGAAACCGTTCGGCCGTGATCTCGACTCGGCCCGGGCTCTCAACCGTCTCCTCACCGGAATGTTCGACGAATCGCAGATCTACCGCATCGATCACTATCTGGGGAAGGAGACGGTCCAGAACATCCTGGCGCTTCGCTTTGCCAATTCCCTCTTCGAGCCGGTCTGGAACCGGCGCTACATCGACCATGTCCAGATCACGGTGGCTGAAACCGTGGGGGTTGAGAGCCGGGGAGGGTACTACGAGGATGCCGGTGCGCTGCGCGATATGGTTCAGAACCATCTGCTCCAGATCCTCTGTCTCATTGCCATGGAGCCGCCGGTCTCCTTTGCTGCCGACGAGGTTCGCAACAAGAAGGTGGATGTGTTGCGCGCCATTCGCCCGATTCCGGCCGAAGAGGTGCATCATTTCGCCGTCCGCGGCCAATACGGACCCGGCGCCGTCGAGGGGAAAGCCGTGCCGGCCTACCGGGAGGAACCGGGCGTCGCACCTTCCTCCACCACCGAAACGTATGCAGCCCTCAAGCTCCTTATCGACAACTGGCGCTGGCAGGGAGTGCCGTTCTACCTGAGGACCGGGAAGCGGATGCACACCAAGGTTTCCGAGGTCTCGATCGTCTTTCGTCCCGCCCCCCATCACCCGTTCCCCGCGGCAGCGGTGGAGAGTTGGCAACCAAATCGTCTCGTGCTGCGCATCCAGCCGGAAGAGGGGATCATATCCCGCATTCAGGTAAAGCAGCCGGGAACGCGGATGCTGCTGGGTCCGGTCGACATGGCATTTCACTACCGTGAAGCCTTCAGGGGATCATCGCCCGAGGCCTACGAGACGCTTCTCCTTGACGTGATCCGTGGCGATGCCACCCTCTTCATGCGGGCCGATCAGGTGGAAAGCGCCTGGGGGGTCATCTCGCCGATCCTTGATGTCTGGGAAACGGTGCCAACCGCTACCTTCCCCGACTATCCCGCAGGGACCTGGGGGCCGGAAACGGCCGATCTGCTCATTGCCCGGGACCGCCATAACTGGCTGCAGCCGGCCGGTGCGGAGGAGAGCCCATGA
- the pgl gene encoding 6-phosphogluconolactonase yields MILIHPDREALSSAAAELFVREARQAIAERGSFISLLSGGETPRRTYELLACSRLRDQVPWERVHLFWGDERCVPRDDPRSNYRMVREALLDYLPIPPSHIHPITCEGGADAGAAWYEAELRAFSHGGIPRFDLVFLGIGEDGHIASLFPGSRLLGETERLVAVSTRENEAIQRVTVTVPVINQAALIVFLVSGEEKAPIVREALAGMREMPARLIHPVDGKLFWLLDEAAVRLAQEVRGGGLA; encoded by the coding sequence ATGATCCTTATTCATCCCGACCGGGAAGCCCTTTCATCTGCCGCCGCAGAACTCTTTGTCCGGGAAGCCCGTCAGGCAATTGCCGAACGGGGAAGTTTCATCTCCCTTCTTTCGGGTGGTGAAACTCCCCGCCGTACTTACGAACTGCTGGCCTGTTCTCGCTTGCGGGACCAGGTTCCCTGGGAGAGAGTCCACCTTTTCTGGGGAGACGAACGCTGTGTTCCCCGCGACGACCCGCGCAGCAATTACCGGATGGTGCGGGAAGCATTGCTGGATTATCTCCCCATCCCCCCCTCGCACATCCATCCGATCACGTGCGAAGGAGGCGCCGATGCCGGTGCCGCCTGGTACGAAGCCGAATTGCGCGCCTTCTCCCACGGAGGGATACCGCGATTCGATCTGGTGTTCCTGGGTATTGGCGAAGATGGTCACATCGCCTCGCTCTTTCCAGGAAGCCGCCTGCTTGGCGAAACGGAGCGCCTGGTGGCGGTATCCACACGGGAAAACGAAGCAATCCAGCGGGTAACGGTTACCGTACCCGTCATCAACCAGGCTGCTCTCATCGTTTTTCTGGTATCAGGCGAGGAAAAGGCTCCGATCGTGCGGGAAGCACTCGCGGGTATGCGTGAAATGCCGGCCCGGCTGATCCACCCGGTGGACGGCAAGCTGTTCTGGCTGCTGGACGAGGCGGCAGTAAGGCTGGCACAAGAGGTGAGGGGAGGGGGTTTGGCTTAA
- the queD gene encoding 6-carboxytetrahydropterin synthase QueD, which yields MYRLKIVTSFAAAHCLINYQGDCENLHGHNWKVEVEVTASELDKAGLGIDFKVLKQETNSLLRTLDHKYLNELDPFREISPSSENISRYLYAELSRRLNDGNVTVASITVWESDNAAATYYE from the coding sequence ATGTACAGACTGAAAATCGTCACATCCTTCGCAGCAGCCCATTGCCTCATCAATTACCAGGGAGACTGCGAGAATCTTCACGGGCATAACTGGAAGGTTGAGGTGGAGGTCACCGCCAGTGAGCTTGACAAGGCCGGACTCGGCATCGACTTCAAGGTGCTCAAGCAGGAGACGAACAGCCTGTTGCGGACCCTTGACCACAAATATCTCAACGAACTCGACCCCTTTCGTGAGATCTCGCCTTCATCCGAAAATATCTCGCGCTATCTTTACGCCGAACTCTCCAGAAGGCTGAACGACGGCAATGTGACGGTCGCCAGCATTACGGTCTGGGAATCCGATAACGCCGCTGCCACTTACTATGAGTAG
- a CDS encoding 7-carboxy-7-deazaguanine synthase QueE, giving the protein MSSSSAELAEVFSSIQGEGGLIGLRQVFVRFRGCNLQCDYCDTPTDFSAEPCLAEQTPGRRDFVPVENPVALHRILSLIEGWHRGWPGVHHSVSITGGEPLVSHEILRSWLPHLRSLLPVYLETNGVMHTALELLIDHIDMIGMDIKIPSTSGCTDLWDDHRRFLRVAATKDVFVKVVVGEQTEEWEVERSAEIVGGEGREIPLILQPITRLDGTIGIAPVRVLELQEIASRYLRAVRVIPQTHKFMGQL; this is encoded by the coding sequence ATGAGTAGTTCGTCCGCGGAACTTGCGGAGGTATTCTCATCCATCCAGGGAGAGGGTGGGCTCATCGGGCTGCGACAGGTCTTTGTCCGCTTTCGCGGCTGCAACCTGCAGTGCGATTACTGCGACACGCCAACGGACTTCTCTGCCGAGCCGTGCCTTGCAGAGCAGACCCCCGGTCGTCGCGATTTCGTACCGGTTGAAAACCCGGTGGCGCTGCACCGGATTCTTTCCCTCATTGAGGGTTGGCATCGGGGATGGCCCGGCGTCCATCATTCCGTCAGCATCACGGGTGGAGAACCGCTCGTGAGCCATGAGATTTTACGGTCATGGCTGCCGCACCTCAGATCGCTGCTTCCCGTTTATCTCGAAACGAACGGCGTAATGCACACCGCCCTTGAGCTCCTCATCGATCATATCGACATGATTGGCATGGATATCAAGATCCCGTCAACATCGGGTTGCACCGATCTCTGGGACGATCACCGTCGTTTCCTCCGTGTAGCCGCGACAAAGGATGTCTTCGTCAAGGTCGTCGTGGGAGAGCAGACCGAGGAGTGGGAAGTGGAGCGGTCTGCGGAGATCGTCGGCGGGGAGGGGCGTGAGATTCCCCTGATCCTCCAGCCGATCACCCGACTTGACGGCACCATCGGCATCGCTCCGGTGAGGGTGCTCGAATTACAGGAAATTGCCTCCCGGTATCTGCGGGCTGTTCGTGTCATTCCCCAGACCCACAAGTTCATGGGACAGCTCTGA
- a CDS encoding creatininase family protein: MIIEEMTMGEFEAGLKVTRTILIPFGSVEEHGYHLPLSTDTIQAYEVGKKASRLIPLFVAPPIHYGSCRSTSCHPGTISISTATLKALLKDIVRSLYGQGLRNVIVLTGHAGGSHRMALQDAGEELLHELAELKIAVLTEYDLAAREGRKVIETEGDAHAGEIETSRILHSHPDLVKGTGAREFPNFPVGMLVRNKRKYWPNGVWGDPTKASAVKGKQIEELVVAKIVELTDFMDKFTDD; this comes from the coding sequence ATGATAATAGAGGAAATGACGATGGGGGAGTTCGAGGCGGGGCTGAAAGTAACTCGAACCATCCTGATTCCCTTTGGCTCCGTTGAGGAGCACGGCTACCATCTGCCACTTTCCACCGACACGATTCAGGCCTATGAAGTGGGCAAGAAGGCCTCGCGCCTGATCCCGTTGTTCGTCGCTCCTCCGATTCACTATGGTTCGTGCCGCTCAACATCGTGCCATCCCGGCACCATCTCCATTTCAACTGCAACTCTCAAGGCGCTGCTCAAAGACATTGTCCGCTCCCTCTATGGACAGGGGCTGCGCAATGTCATCGTCCTCACCGGCCATGCCGGCGGCTCCCATCGGATGGCGCTTCAGGACGCGGGAGAAGAACTCCTGCACGAACTGGCAGAACTGAAAATAGCCGTCTTGACTGAATACGATCTCGCTGCCCGGGAAGGCCGGAAGGTAATCGAAACGGAAGGGGACGCCCACGCCGGGGAAATCGAGACATCACGCATTCTCCATAGCCATCCCGACCTCGTGAAAGGGACCGGCGCCAGGGAGTTCCCAAACTTCCCCGTCGGGATGCTCGTCCGGAACAAGCGCAAATACTGGCCCAACGGTGTCTGGGGAGACCCGACCAAAGCATCGGCTGTAAAAGGTAAGCAGATAGAGGAGCTGGTGGTAGCCAAAATTGTTGAACTGACTGATTTCATGGATAAATTCACAGACGACTGA
- a CDS encoding cytochrome c3 family protein: MFQRHDLSLKRPDHLDGRITLVDGKVGCLSCHNMLSQERSLLTINNNSSQLCLSCHER; encoded by the coding sequence ATGTTCCAACGCCACGATCTGAGTCTCAAACGGCCCGATCATCTGGACGGGCGGATCACATTGGTTGACGGCAAAGTGGGATGTCTATCCTGTCACAATATGCTAAGTCAGGAACGATCACTGTTGACCATCAACAACAATTCGAGCCAACTTTGTCTCTCGTGCCATGAACGGTGA
- a CDS encoding helix-turn-helix transcriptional regulator: MSRKTKKTKRVNLTPDQLLQAEFDKSTALKFPALPRPVSGARRETLDDVNAFLSGSTVEEEARPAAGAGTGAAPVPAGDPPAADALLLTVADLCGLLQISRSTFFRLKKAGQVPGCITLGGQVRYHRETVEAWLRSQVKG; encoded by the coding sequence ATGTCACGCAAGACCAAAAAGACCAAACGGGTAAATCTGACCCCTGACCAGCTTCTGCAGGCTGAGTTTGACAAGTCCACCGCTCTCAAGTTCCCCGCTCTCCCCCGGCCCGTATCGGGGGCAAGACGTGAAACTCTTGATGACGTCAACGCCTTCCTCAGCGGCTCCACCGTGGAAGAAGAGGCCCGTCCCGCCGCAGGGGCGGGGACGGGGGCAGCTCCGGTTCCTGCTGGTGATCCTCCTGCGGCGGATGCTCTGCTTCTGACCGTGGCGGACCTCTGCGGTCTACTTCAGATTTCCCGTTCCACCTTCTTCCGTCTGAAAAAGGCCGGACAGGTTCCCGGCTGCATCACCCTCGGCGGACAGGTTCGGTATCACCGGGAAACGGTCGAAGCGTGGCTTCGCTCTCAAGTAAAGGGGTAA